One genomic region from Ralstonia pickettii DTP0602 encodes:
- a CDS encoding MarR family transcriptional regulator produces MPRDAAPAKGQPAPDIPASPWTDLDEAGSGLTVDNFLTTMLSQLVTALRSTVTKPYAEQFGLTVPEWRILALLAHARELPFAELVKQSTSDKALVSRTLRLLEERGLVHLTSTGNTPRKKLICAITEAGAALHDQVMPLARRGQAQVIRQLSPEEREAVYQGLRKLLRAQG; encoded by the coding sequence ATGCCCCGTGACGCCGCGCCCGCGAAGGGCCAGCCCGCGCCAGACATCCCTGCCAGCCCCTGGACCGACCTCGACGAGGCCGGCAGCGGCCTGACCGTCGACAATTTCCTGACCACGATGCTGAGCCAGTTGGTCACCGCGCTGCGCAGCACGGTGACGAAGCCATATGCCGAGCAGTTCGGGCTGACCGTGCCGGAGTGGCGCATCCTTGCGCTGCTCGCGCACGCGCGCGAACTGCCCTTTGCGGAGCTGGTGAAGCAATCAACGTCGGACAAGGCGCTGGTGAGCCGCACGCTGCGGCTGCTGGAAGAGCGCGGGCTGGTGCACCTGACCTCGACAGGCAACACGCCGCGCAAGAAGCTGATCTGCGCGATTACCGAAGCCGGCGCCGCGCTGCACGACCAGGTGATGCCGCTGGCGCGGCGGGGGCAGGCGCAGGTGATCCGGCAGCTTTCGCCGGAAGAGCGCGAGGCGGTCTACCAGGGGTTGCGCAAGCTGTTGCGCGCGCAGGGCTGA
- the prpB gene encoding 2-methylisocitrate lyase (catalyzes the formation of pyruvate and succinate from 2-methylisocitrate) — protein sequence MSAAGMPSPSLKERLRRREPVLAPGVYDALSALLAEQAGFEALYLSGGAVAYTLLGRSDVGLTTATETADVLARITDRVSLPVIVDGDTGYGNALNTQRTVRAFERAGAAMIQLEDQGFPKRCGHLAGKSLVSVREMCGKLQAALDARHDADTLILARTDAVAVEGLDAAIERAEAYLACGVDALFIEAVMSATDMDHVCGRFGARVPLLANMVEGGKTPIQSASELGERGYRIVIYPGGTVRFLSHQLQRYFAGLKANGSTRAFMEEMNDFDALNRLIGTPQLLDAGRRYAEDD from the coding sequence ATGAGCGCCGCCGGCATGCCCTCCCCTTCGCTGAAGGAACGCCTGCGCCGGCGCGAGCCGGTGCTGGCGCCCGGCGTCTACGATGCGCTCAGCGCGCTGCTGGCCGAGCAGGCCGGCTTCGAAGCGCTGTACCTCTCGGGCGGCGCGGTCGCCTACACGCTGCTGGGCCGCTCCGACGTGGGCCTGACCACCGCCACCGAGACCGCCGACGTGCTGGCGCGCATCACCGACCGCGTATCGCTGCCGGTGATCGTCGACGGCGACACCGGCTACGGCAACGCGCTCAACACGCAGCGCACCGTGCGCGCCTTCGAGCGCGCCGGCGCCGCCATGATCCAACTGGAGGACCAGGGCTTTCCCAAGCGCTGCGGCCACCTCGCCGGCAAGTCGCTGGTGTCGGTGCGCGAGATGTGCGGCAAGCTGCAAGCCGCGCTCGACGCGCGCCATGACGCCGACACGCTGATCCTGGCGCGTACTGACGCGGTCGCAGTGGAAGGCCTGGACGCTGCCATCGAGCGCGCCGAAGCCTACCTGGCCTGCGGGGTCGATGCGCTGTTTATCGAGGCGGTGATGTCCGCCACCGACATGGACCACGTCTGCGGCCGCTTCGGCGCGCGCGTGCCGCTGCTGGCCAATATGGTCGAGGGCGGCAAGACGCCGATCCAGAGCGCGTCCGAACTGGGCGAGCGCGGCTATCGCATCGTGATCTACCCGGGCGGCACCGTGCGCTTCCTCTCGCACCAGCTGCAGCGCTACTTCGCCGGGCTCAAGGCCAATGGCAGCACACGCGCCTTCATGGAGGAAATGAACGACTTCGATGCACTGAACCGGCTGATCGGCACGCCCCAACTACTCGATGCCGGCCGCCGCTACGCGGAAGACGACTGA
- a CDS encoding ABC transporter substrate-binding protein has product MRQDRPRRIFLAATAMAAFTLAAGSPLASAAWPARTVTMVVAYPPGGDTDAMARLYADKLSARLKQPVIVENRPGAGGVVGASFVSRAQADGYTLLYTPNPFTLAPMVLKLAPAASYDPLHGFTPVIQTAVQAVLLVANPAAGVKTVSEMVAAAKGGRALTYGSPGAGSPMHIAGEMLNRAAGVKIQHVPYKGVAPAVNDVVAGHVNFAYVTLGPVAQYINTGRLIPLAITDAKRSPLLPNVPTLAELGYKDVVVGAWHGVMAPKGTPAEVVKVLNQQLNDVIRMPDVTEKMATFGAIPVGGAPAALEKVNASDYERLGKVIRDLAITAE; this is encoded by the coding sequence ATGAGACAAGACCGCCCCCGCCGTATCTTCCTTGCCGCCACTGCCATGGCCGCCTTCACGCTGGCCGCTGGCAGCCCGCTGGCAAGCGCCGCCTGGCCCGCCAGGACCGTGACCATGGTGGTCGCCTATCCGCCCGGCGGCGACACCGACGCCATGGCGCGCCTGTATGCCGACAAGCTGTCCGCGCGCCTGAAGCAGCCGGTGATCGTCGAGAATCGCCCAGGCGCCGGCGGCGTGGTCGGCGCGAGCTTTGTCAGCCGCGCGCAGGCCGACGGCTACACGCTGCTGTACACGCCCAACCCGTTCACCCTCGCACCGATGGTGCTCAAGCTCGCGCCCGCGGCCAGCTATGACCCGCTGCACGGCTTCACCCCGGTGATCCAGACCGCGGTGCAGGCGGTGCTGCTGGTGGCGAATCCGGCGGCGGGCGTAAAGACCGTCAGTGAGATGGTCGCCGCGGCCAAGGGGGGCAGGGCGCTGACCTACGGCAGCCCCGGCGCCGGTTCGCCGATGCATATCGCCGGCGAGATGCTCAACCGCGCCGCCGGCGTGAAGATCCAGCACGTGCCGTACAAGGGCGTGGCGCCCGCGGTCAACGACGTGGTGGCGGGGCATGTGAACTTCGCCTATGTCACGCTGGGCCCGGTGGCGCAGTACATCAACACCGGCCGGCTGATCCCGCTGGCGATCACCGACGCGAAGCGCTCGCCGCTGCTGCCCAACGTGCCGACGCTGGCCGAGCTTGGCTACAAGGATGTGGTGGTCGGCGCCTGGCATGGCGTGATGGCACCCAAGGGCACGCCGGCCGAGGTGGTCAAGGTGTTGAACCAGCAGCTCAACGACGTGATCCGTATGCCTGACGTGACCGAGAAGATGGCGACCTTCGGCGCCATCCCGGTGGGCGGCGCGCCGGCCGCGCTGGAAAAGGTCAACGCGTCCGACTACGAGCGGCTGGGCAAGGTCATCCGCGACCTGGCCATCACCGCGGAATGA
- a CDS encoding LysR family transcriptional regulator, whose product MKIETFHTLEGVLQTGTFAGAARQANVTPSAVSMQMKQLEQYLGKPLFDRSGLQARPNQLAHEVADTMRQALQNLEALRAGSGLAVEGVVRLGVIESLQPVVLPGIVRYVRERHPKLELRLVRGRSSTLTASVKAGDIDAALVAQPAGGGSARLRWTPMMRRELMLIAPPASTETNVASLFRLYDWIRYDRNTVSGAMAAQYVHTHVSEIRGTLEFDSAPAIVAMVSAGLGVSILQGPDPTLVQNYPVRLVRLGRAAPVLTLSMVTRKGDDDNRSVAAVRDAMRMTLASYQRQNVAARH is encoded by the coding sequence ATGAAAATCGAGACCTTCCATACGCTCGAAGGCGTGCTGCAGACTGGCACCTTCGCCGGCGCCGCGCGCCAGGCCAACGTCACGCCCAGCGCGGTCAGCATGCAGATGAAGCAGCTCGAGCAGTACCTGGGCAAGCCGCTGTTCGACCGCTCGGGGCTGCAGGCGCGGCCCAACCAGCTCGCGCACGAGGTGGCCGACACCATGCGCCAGGCGCTGCAGAACCTGGAGGCGCTGCGCGCCGGCAGCGGGCTGGCGGTGGAAGGAGTGGTGCGGCTGGGGGTGATCGAGTCGCTGCAGCCGGTCGTGCTGCCCGGCATCGTGCGCTATGTGCGCGAGCGTCATCCCAAACTGGAGCTGCGCCTGGTGCGCGGCCGCAGCAGCACGCTGACGGCCTCGGTCAAGGCGGGGGATATCGATGCGGCGCTGGTGGCGCAGCCGGCAGGCGGCGGCTCGGCGCGGCTGCGCTGGACGCCGATGATGCGGCGCGAACTGATGCTGATCGCACCACCCGCGTCCACCGAGACCAACGTGGCGTCGCTGTTCCGGCTGTACGACTGGATCCGCTATGACCGCAATACCGTGTCAGGCGCCATGGCTGCGCAATACGTGCATACGCACGTGTCCGAAATCCGCGGCACGCTGGAATTCGACAGTGCGCCGGCGATCGTGGCGATGGTCAGTGCCGGGCTGGGTGTGTCGATTCTGCAGGGGCCCGATCCGACGCTGGTGCAGAACTACCCGGTGCGGCTGGTGCGGCTGGGCCGCGCGGCGCCGGTGCTGACCCTGTCGATGGTGACGCGCAAGGGTGATGACGACAATCGCTCGGTGGCCGCTGTGCGCGACGCCATGCGGATGACGTTGGCTTCGTACCAGCGCCAGAACGTGGCGGCGCGGCACTGA